A window of Blastomonas sp. SL216 contains these coding sequences:
- a CDS encoding SDR family NAD(P)-dependent oxidoreductase gives MADPLRPHALVTGAAQGIGRAVAERLSALGWHVVAADRDGEALGWATGRDDVTATLLDITDAEAVAGVFDAFPAPDIVVNCAGIAAQLLPLKQIDRAAFERMLRINTGGTFLVAREAARRMQGGAIVNIASRGYLGGAGAAHYVASKAAVVGMTRAMAVELRWRGISVNAVAPGMVETRMIADFTPQMRDRLTALEPSGAALSPDVIAEAVAYLASPAGRSLNGQVLLVDGGKSLGVFPC, from the coding sequence TTGGCTGATCCGCTGCGCCCTCACGCGCTGGTGACGGGCGCGGCGCAGGGGATTGGCCGTGCGGTGGCTGAGCGTCTGTCTGCGCTGGGCTGGCATGTCGTCGCTGCCGACCGGGATGGCGAGGCACTGGGCTGGGCGACCGGGCGGGACGATGTGACCGCGACCTTGCTCGACATTACCGATGCAGAGGCCGTTGCGGGCGTGTTCGATGCGTTCCCCGCGCCCGATATCGTGGTGAACTGCGCCGGAATCGCCGCGCAGCTGTTGCCGCTCAAGCAGATCGACCGCGCCGCGTTCGAACGGATGCTGCGGATCAACACGGGCGGCACCTTTCTGGTCGCGCGCGAGGCAGCGCGGCGGATGCAGGGCGGCGCGATCGTCAACATTGCATCACGCGGCTATCTGGGCGGGGCAGGCGCGGCGCATTATGTCGCGTCCAAGGCGGCCGTGGTCGGCATGACCCGGGCGATGGCGGTGGAGCTGCGCTGGCGCGGCATCAGCGTCAACGCGGTCGCGCCCGGCATGGTCGAGACGCGCATGATCGCCGATTTCACCCCGCAGATGCGCGATCGGCTGACGGCGCTGGAACCGAGCGGCGCGGCTCTCTCGCCCGACGTGATCGCCGAGGCGGTGGCGTATCTCGCATCGCCCGCCGGACGGTCGCTCAATGGTCAGGTGCTGCTGGTCGATGGCGGCAAATCGCTGGGGGTGTTTCCATGCTGA
- a CDS encoding helix-turn-helix domain-containing protein, with protein sequence MQRIKVKSASRTLEVLELFMEERRPLRLNEVYRALCYPQSSATNLLKSMVMMGYLNYNRATMTYLPTLRVAALGSWLPSMMNREGGLVSLVDEVQRRTDETVGLVAQNDLYIQYIILKTPDHEYKMAPSEGTMRLMVDSSSGIALMSRMRQREIDKLYRYTKHYGLGGDTLPSFEDLMREVRWSHEVGHAYLPKRPTPELASIAMPLDIDLYGIPLALGVGGLVDRISRAKQDIIDVMTDAIASFRARHEGGGAIAPDAMLSAA encoded by the coding sequence ATGCAACGGATCAAGGTCAAATCCGCGTCCCGTACGCTTGAGGTCCTGGAGCTGTTCATGGAAGAACGGCGGCCGCTCAGGCTGAACGAGGTCTACCGGGCGCTGTGCTATCCGCAGTCTAGCGCGACCAACCTGCTCAAGAGCATGGTGATGATGGGCTATCTCAACTATAACCGCGCCACCATGACCTATCTGCCCACCTTGCGGGTGGCGGCGCTGGGCAGCTGGTTGCCGAGCATGATGAACCGCGAGGGCGGGCTGGTGAGCCTGGTCGATGAGGTCCAGCGCCGCACCGACGAAACGGTGGGGCTGGTCGCGCAGAACGACCTGTACATCCAGTATATCATCCTGAAGACCCCCGATCACGAATACAAGATGGCACCCAGCGAGGGGACGATGCGGCTGATGGTCGATTCCTCATCGGGCATCGCGCTGATGAGCCGCATGCGCCAGCGCGAGATCGACAAGCTGTACCGCTATACCAAGCATTATGGCCTGGGCGGCGATACGCTGCCCTCGTTCGAGGATCTGATGCGCGAGGTGCGCTGGAGCCACGAGGTCGGCCATGCCTATCTGCCCAAGCGCCCGACGCCGGAGCTGGCCTCTATCGCGATGCCGCTGGACATCGACCTGTACGGCATCCCGCTGGCGCTGGGCGTCGGGGGGCTGGTCGATCGCATCTCGCGCGCCAAGCAGGACATTATCGATGTCATGACCGACGCGATCGCGTCCTTCCGGGCGCGGCATGAAGGCGGCGGCGCGATTGCACCAGACGCCATGCTCAGCGCGGCCTGA
- a CDS encoding TonB-dependent receptor, with protein sequence MISRLLAGLGSTALALAMASQAAAQDSAANGEADSAPGFDEIVVTATKKANAQNVQDVAIAVTAFGAEQLENQHIRTLDNLSYSAPNVQLDDVGTAPGFANFSIRGLGINSSIPSIDPTVGVFVDGVYMGISAGILFDTFDLEGVEVLRGPQGLLFGRNVTGGAVVVRTSTPGNDLKVEGRLAVETGLNKIASAVISGPLIEDKLAAKLAVYYNDDDGYFTNRFNGNNDFGASETLIVRSALNFTPTDTISIVGRYEHGRVRGDGAVVSNFGLFRRESFDISVNEEGVTRNDWNQASVEINIDTAFGDGKITNIAAYRDYKGFVVSDIDSSPSFTFHADTLTRQDQFSNELRYAGTFGRVDVTTGLYYFEQDIDYIELRRLAGGALRISGGGKQAQTTFGAFFSTDWRLTDTLTLSGGLRYSWEKKRVQVQNLAGNLCDPIGTRTCSSYGFRDSESWQDPTFRVGMQWQPTSDTLAYAFFARGFRSGGYNFRNGNPAEAPGPFDAEKQNSYEIGLKQDFGNVLRLNLAAFHNTVLGLQREIILPVLPLGTTQVIRNSANLRLRGVEAEATLRIGDHLTLNGQLGYTDAQYTRIFFDLNGDRVINARDFALRPPRLSPWTYGASANFTHEVGSAGEFSARAAYAHRDAAWSNDNNTGLLSAGDMIDINFAFETDDRRWKFSLYGNNLLNDQTEGNVSPLPFFAGSTFSSINKGRVLGAELIFRY encoded by the coding sequence ATGATTTCAAGACTGCTGGCCGGACTGGGCAGTACGGCGCTCGCGCTGGCCATGGCATCGCAGGCCGCCGCGCAGGACAGCGCAGCCAATGGCGAGGCCGACAGCGCGCCGGGCTTTGACGAGATCGTCGTCACCGCGACCAAGAAGGCCAATGCCCAGAATGTCCAGGACGTGGCGATCGCTGTCACGGCCTTCGGGGCGGAACAGCTGGAAAACCAGCATATCCGCACGCTCGACAATCTCAGCTACAGCGCGCCCAACGTGCAGCTCGACGATGTCGGCACCGCGCCGGGCTTTGCCAATTTCTCCATTCGCGGGCTGGGCATCAACAGCTCGATCCCGTCGATCGACCCGACCGTCGGCGTCTTTGTCGATGGCGTGTATATGGGGATCAGCGCGGGCATCCTGTTCGATACCTTCGACCTTGAAGGCGTCGAGGTGCTGCGCGGGCCGCAGGGCCTGCTGTTCGGCCGCAACGTCACCGGCGGCGCGGTCGTTGTCCGCACCTCCACACCCGGCAACGACCTGAAGGTCGAAGGGCGGCTCGCCGTCGAAACCGGGCTGAACAAGATCGCCAGCGCCGTGATCTCCGGCCCGCTGATCGAGGACAAGCTCGCTGCCAAGCTCGCCGTCTATTACAATGACGATGACGGTTATTTCACCAACCGGTTCAACGGCAACAACGATTTCGGCGCATCCGAAACGCTGATCGTCCGCTCCGCGCTCAACTTCACCCCGACCGATACCATCAGCATCGTCGGGCGCTATGAGCATGGCCGGGTCCGCGGCGATGGCGCGGTGGTCAGCAATTTCGGCCTGTTCCGGCGCGAAAGCTTCGACATCAGTGTCAATGAAGAGGGCGTGACCCGCAACGACTGGAACCAGGCCTCGGTCGAGATCAACATCGACACCGCATTCGGCGACGGAAAGATCACCAACATTGCGGCCTATCGCGACTATAAGGGCTTTGTCGTCAGCGACATCGATTCCTCGCCCAGCTTCACCTTCCACGCCGATACGCTGACCCGCCAGGACCAGTTCAGCAACGAACTGCGCTATGCCGGAACGTTCGGCCGCGTCGATGTGACCACCGGCCTGTACTATTTCGAGCAGGATATCGACTATATCGAACTGCGCCGCCTGGCAGGCGGAGCGCTGCGCATTTCGGGCGGCGGCAAGCAGGCGCAGACCACGTTCGGCGCGTTCTTCTCCACCGACTGGCGGCTCACCGACACGCTGACCCTCAGCGGCGGCCTGCGCTATTCGTGGGAAAAGAAGCGGGTCCAGGTGCAGAACCTAGCCGGCAATCTGTGCGACCCCATCGGCACGCGCACCTGCAGCAGCTATGGCTTCCGGGACAGCGAAAGCTGGCAGGACCCCACCTTCCGCGTCGGCATGCAATGGCAGCCGACCAGCGATACGCTGGCTTATGCTTTCTTCGCGCGCGGCTTCCGCAGTGGTGGCTACAATTTCCGCAACGGCAACCCCGCCGAAGCCCCCGGCCCATTCGATGCGGAAAAGCAGAACAGCTATGAAATCGGCCTGAAGCAGGATTTCGGCAATGTCCTGCGGCTCAATCTGGCGGCCTTCCACAACACGGTGCTGGGCCTGCAGCGCGAGATCATTCTGCCGGTGCTGCCGCTGGGCACCACCCAGGTGATCCGCAACTCCGCCAACCTGCGGCTGCGCGGGGTGGAGGCCGAGGCCACCTTGCGGATCGGCGATCATCTGACGCTGAACGGCCAGCTGGGCTATACCGATGCGCAATATACCCGCATCTTCTTCGACCTGAATGGCGACCGCGTGATCAATGCGCGCGATTTTGCCCTGCGCCCGCCGCGGCTTTCGCCCTGGACCTATGGCGCATCGGCCAATTTCACGCATGAAGTGGGCAGCGCGGGGGAATTTTCCGCCCGCGCAGCCTATGCCCATCGCGATGCGGCATGGTCGAACGACAACAATACCGGCCTGCTCAGCGCCGGCGACATGATCGACATCAACTTTGCCTTCGAGACCGACGACCGGCGCTGGAAGTTCTCGCTCTATGGCAACAACCTGCTCAACGACCAGACCGAGGGCAACGTCTCTCCGCTGCCGTTCTTCGCAGGTTCGACCTTCTCCTCGATCAACAAGGGGCGGGTGCTCGGTGCGGAACTGATCTTCCGTTACTGA
- a CDS encoding NAD(P)/FAD-dependent oxidoreductase, translating into MTAQPQDISDAVQTITVDALVVGAGFGGLYAVHKLREMGLSVVGVEAGGDVGGVWYWNRYPGARCDLMCVDYSFGFSDEIQQEWTWSEQFAAQPEILAYANFVADKLALRPLFHFNTRVTRAKWDADAQRWTATTDRGQRIVASYCIMATGPLSIPKDPEFPGLADFKGELLRAAKWPHEPVSFKGKRVGLVGTGSSGIQIVPVVAEEAQALHVFQRTPSFTMPMRNSRLDPDYVAELKRHYPAIRAVARASQLGGVRPVTSRPFFSITPSQRQRVMEDAWARGGLDFLGIFSDLLTNPDANEHVAEFVRGKIGETVNDPVTAEKLKPRGYPIFARRPCLDTGYYESYNLPHVHLHDCLEHPIERVTDKGIRTSAGEVELDTLILATGYDGLSGALMAFEVEGRAGHDVRTKWAGGARSYLGLMMAGFPNLFMVCGPNGPAALANIITLDEQNVNWICDLIAHMRSQGIATVEPRPEAEDEWMETVFALAQLTLVSKANTWYTGTNVDGKPRGLIMYTGGFFKYNEACTSVAQAGYPTLDFGKAQVQA; encoded by the coding sequence ATGACCGCTCAACCGCAAGACATTTCCGATGCCGTGCAGACCATCACCGTCGATGCGCTGGTCGTCGGTGCAGGCTTTGGCGGCCTGTATGCCGTGCACAAGCTGCGCGAGATGGGCCTGTCCGTGGTCGGCGTCGAAGCCGGCGGCGATGTTGGCGGCGTCTGGTACTGGAACCGCTATCCCGGCGCGCGCTGTGACCTGATGTGCGTCGATTACAGCTTCGGATTTTCCGACGAGATCCAGCAGGAATGGACCTGGAGCGAGCAATTCGCCGCCCAGCCCGAAATCCTGGCCTATGCCAATTTCGTCGCGGACAAGCTGGCGCTGCGCCCGCTGTTCCATTTCAACACCCGCGTGACCCGCGCGAAATGGGATGCCGACGCTCAACGCTGGACGGCAACGACCGATCGCGGGCAGCGGATCGTGGCCAGCTATTGCATCATGGCGACCGGCCCGCTCTCCATACCCAAGGACCCCGAATTTCCCGGGCTGGCCGACTTCAAGGGCGAGTTGCTGCGCGCCGCCAAATGGCCGCATGAACCCGTCAGCTTCAAGGGCAAGCGCGTCGGCCTGGTCGGAACCGGGTCAAGCGGCATCCAGATCGTTCCCGTGGTGGCAGAGGAAGCCCAGGCGCTGCATGTCTTCCAGCGCACCCCCAGCTTCACCATGCCGATGCGCAACAGCCGGCTCGATCCGGATTATGTCGCCGAGCTCAAGCGCCACTATCCCGCCATTCGCGCGGTGGCGCGCGCCAGCCAGCTGGGCGGCGTCCGCCCGGTGACATCGCGCCCGTTCTTCTCGATCACGCCGTCGCAGCGGCAGCGCGTGATGGAAGACGCCTGGGCGCGCGGCGGGCTCGATTTTCTGGGCATTTTCTCGGACCTTTTGACCAATCCGGACGCCAATGAGCATGTCGCCGAATTCGTCCGCGGCAAGATCGGCGAGACGGTGAACGATCCGGTCACGGCCGAAAAGCTCAAGCCGCGCGGCTATCCCATTTTTGCTCGGCGTCCGTGCCTCGATACCGGCTATTACGAAAGCTACAATCTGCCGCACGTGCATCTGCACGATTGCCTGGAACATCCCATCGAGCGGGTGACGGACAAGGGCATCCGCACCAGCGCGGGCGAGGTCGAACTCGATACGCTGATCCTGGCGACAGGCTATGACGGGCTTTCGGGCGCGCTGATGGCCTTCGAGGTCGAGGGCCGCGCCGGTCATGATGTCCGCACCAAATGGGCGGGCGGCGCGCGCTCCTATCTGGGGCTGATGATGGCGGGCTTCCCCAACCTGTTCATGGTCTGCGGACCCAATGGCCCGGCAGCTCTCGCCAATATCATCACGCTGGACGAGCAGAATGTGAACTGGATCTGCGATCTGATCGCGCATATGCGCAGCCAGGGCATCGCCACCGTGGAACCCCGCCCCGAAGCCGAGGACGAGTGGATGGAAACGGTCTTCGCGCTCGCCCAGCTGACGCTCGTGTCCAAGGCGAACACCTGGTACACCGGCACCAATGTCGACGGAAAGCCGCGCGGCCTGATCATGTATACCGGCGGCTTCTTCAAGTATAACGAGGCGTGCACCTCAGTCGCGCAAGCAGGCTATCCGACGCTGGATTTCGGCAAGGCGCAGGTCCAGGCCTGA
- a CDS encoding acyl-CoA synthetase codes for MASETGGNWNFGDLLDVAAAHVPADRPALVRGDRTILWGDFDARTNRLARAMLAAGLASGDRVAILARNIPEFIEIACAAFKARLTHVNINYRYTTAEIEYVLADCQAAALFHQDEFAGVVAPLPAALDHLKLVVQIGGDADGYEAMVGQGDGVPLAITRSPTDGYLLYTGGTTGRPKGVMWAARDARQVQLESPTVRTTITTLDDHARQVAANTAPGRVMPACPLMHGAGLNSSMAELLMGGTAVLLEKDSFDAAELWDQVERHRVTRILIVGDVFARPMLQALAAHPGRWDLSSLKVISSAGLMWSEEVKRGLVEQLPQLSLVDILGASEASGFGYALTTAQRSTPTGYFEPGRQTVIIDVDTDRVLTDDEPGTGWLARRPPFALGYFGDPEKTAQTYRRIGDTVYAIPGDMAERTPEGLIRLIGRGNLCINTGGEKVFVEEVEEALKRAPGIEDAIVVGIPDETWGKAVVALIRTGSGFDEPRARAALEADLARYKLPRRMIVLDDLPRHASGKSDYRRATELALAALG; via the coding sequence ATGGCGAGCGAGACGGGCGGCAACTGGAATTTCGGTGACCTGCTGGACGTGGCCGCAGCCCATGTTCCGGCAGACAGGCCCGCGCTGGTGCGCGGCGACCGGACGATCCTGTGGGGTGATTTCGACGCGCGCACCAACCGGCTGGCGCGGGCGATGCTGGCCGCCGGGCTGGCAAGCGGCGACCGCGTGGCGATCCTCGCGCGCAACATCCCCGAATTCATCGAAATTGCCTGTGCTGCGTTCAAGGCGCGGCTGACGCATGTCAACATCAACTATCGCTATACCACGGCAGAGATCGAATATGTGCTGGCCGACTGCCAGGCCGCAGCGCTGTTCCATCAGGACGAGTTTGCCGGCGTCGTCGCCCCGCTGCCTGCCGCGCTCGATCACCTGAAGCTGGTGGTGCAGATCGGCGGCGACGCCGACGGCTATGAGGCCATGGTGGGGCAGGGTGATGGAGTCCCGCTCGCCATCACCCGCTCGCCGACCGATGGCTATCTGCTCTATACCGGCGGCACGACGGGGCGCCCCAAGGGCGTGATGTGGGCGGCGCGCGATGCCCGCCAGGTCCAGCTGGAATCGCCTACCGTACGCACCACCATTACCACGCTGGACGATCATGCCCGCCAGGTCGCCGCCAATACCGCGCCGGGCCGGGTCATGCCCGCCTGCCCACTGATGCATGGCGCGGGGCTCAACAGTTCGATGGCCGAGCTGCTGATGGGCGGCACGGCGGTGCTGCTGGAAAAGGACAGCTTTGACGCTGCCGAATTGTGGGACCAGGTCGAGCGGCATCGCGTAACGCGCATCCTGATCGTCGGCGATGTCTTTGCGCGGCCGATGCTGCAGGCGCTCGCAGCGCATCCGGGACGCTGGGACCTGTCCAGCCTCAAGGTGATTTCCTCGGCCGGGCTGATGTGGAGCGAGGAGGTCAAGCGCGGTCTGGTGGAGCAGCTGCCGCAATTGTCGCTGGTCGACATATTGGGGGCATCGGAAGCCTCGGGCTTTGGCTATGCGCTCACCACGGCGCAGCGTTCCACCCCCACCGGCTATTTCGAACCGGGGCGGCAGACCGTGATCATCGATGTCGATACCGACCGGGTGCTGACCGATGACGAGCCTGGCACCGGCTGGCTGGCGCGCAGGCCGCCCTTTGCGCTGGGCTATTTCGGCGATCCGGAAAAGACCGCGCAGACCTATCGCCGGATCGGCGACACCGTCTACGCGATCCCCGGCGACATGGCCGAGCGCACGCCCGAGGGGCTGATCCGGCTGATCGGGCGCGGCAATCTGTGCATCAATACCGGCGGCGAAAAGGTGTTCGTTGAAGAGGTCGAAGAGGCGCTGAAGCGCGCGCCGGGGATCGAGGACGCCATAGTTGTCGGCATTCCCGATGAAACCTGGGGCAAGGCCGTGGTGGCGCTGATCCGCACCGGCTCAGGCTTTGACGAACCGCGCGCCCGTGCTGCGCTGGAGGCCGATCTTGCCCGCTACAAGCTGCCACGGCGGATGATCGTGCTGGATGATCTGCCGCGCCATGCCAGCGGCAAATCGGACTATCGTCGCGCGACCGAGCTGGCGCTGGCAGCGCTTGGCTGA
- a CDS encoding enoyl-CoA hydratase/isomerase family protein, giving the protein MSQVRLEVADYVAVVTIDNPPVNAQNMDLVDEIIATFDSFNDRDDVRVVVLTGEGKCFSAGADLRNRPDLSAPGARWARNRKVREVSYCIMDNAKPTIAAVNGPALGAGLGLVASCDIIIASQNAVFGLPEVDVGLMGGGKHAERILPHSLVRRMMLTGYRAPAEELYRRGVIEACLPPEELMPFAMDMARNIAAKSPLATRLAKDSMRTIENMTLRDGYIYEQGNTAKLATSHDAAEAVAAFVEKRPPVFQGR; this is encoded by the coding sequence ATGAGTCAGGTCAGGTTGGAAGTCGCGGACTATGTGGCGGTGGTGACCATCGACAACCCGCCGGTCAACGCCCAGAACATGGACCTGGTCGACGAGATCATCGCCACGTTCGATAGCTTCAACGACCGCGACGATGTGCGCGTTGTCGTGCTGACGGGCGAGGGCAAGTGCTTTTCTGCCGGGGCCGATCTGCGCAACCGGCCCGATCTCTCCGCCCCCGGCGCACGCTGGGCGCGCAACCGCAAGGTGCGCGAGGTCAGCTATTGCATCATGGACAATGCCAAGCCGACGATCGCGGCGGTCAACGGCCCGGCGCTGGGCGCGGGGCTGGGGCTGGTCGCCAGCTGTGACATCATCATCGCATCGCAAAATGCGGTGTTCGGCCTGCCCGAGGTCGATGTCGGCCTGATGGGCGGCGGCAAGCATGCCGAGCGCATCCTGCCGCATTCGCTGGTGCGTCGGATGATGCTGACCGGCTATCGCGCTCCAGCCGAGGAGCTCTATCGGCGCGGCGTGATCGAAGCCTGCCTGCCGCCCGAAGAGCTGATGCCCTTTGCGATGGACATGGCGCGCAACATCGCCGCCAAGAGCCCGCTCGCCACGCGACTGGCCAAGGACAGCATGCGTACGATCGAGAACATGACGCTGCGCGATGGTTATATCTATGAGCAGGGCAACACCGCCAAGCTTGCGACCTCGCATGATGCAGCCGAGGCGGTGGCAGCGTTCGTCGAAAAGCGCCCGCCGGTCTTTCAGGGACGTTGA
- a CDS encoding glucose 1-dehydrogenase — translation MGGELQGKVAVVTGASRGLGRAISELFAREGASVVLIDLKQPWAQAAADAIAATGASAIGIGADVSDRDALTAAIDDAARQLGRIDILVNNAMWNSYNLIPDITPDIFARMMGVGLGGMVWGIQASVPHMPEEGGAIINIGSMAGRLGSAGALLYAAVKAGVDGLTRSASVELGPRRIRVNAIAPSTVATEGVMAILTEEQIAKRVTQTPVGRLGEAADIAQAALWLAGGRSTFVTGQSLAVDGGIGHTLVR, via the coding sequence ATGGGCGGGGAACTGCAAGGCAAGGTGGCCGTGGTGACGGGCGCATCGCGCGGCCTGGGGCGGGCCATTTCAGAGCTTTTCGCTCGCGAAGGCGCAAGCGTGGTCCTGATCGACCTGAAACAGCCCTGGGCGCAGGCTGCGGCTGATGCGATCGCGGCGACCGGGGCCAGCGCGATCGGTATCGGGGCTGATGTTTCCGACCGCGACGCGCTGACCGCCGCGATCGACGATGCCGCCCGCCAGCTCGGCCGGATCGACATCCTGGTCAACAATGCGATGTGGAACAGCTACAATCTGATCCCCGACATCACACCGGACATATTTGCACGGATGATGGGCGTCGGCCTGGGCGGCATGGTCTGGGGCATCCAGGCCAGCGTGCCGCACATGCCGGAAGAAGGCGGCGCGATCATCAACATCGGATCGATGGCTGGCCGCTTGGGCAGCGCCGGTGCGCTGCTCTATGCGGCGGTCAAGGCCGGCGTCGACGGACTGACCCGTTCGGCATCGGTCGAGCTTGGGCCCCGGCGCATTCGCGTCAATGCGATCGCCCCCTCGACCGTTGCTACCGAAGGGGTGATGGCCATTCTGACCGAAGAGCAGATCGCCAAGCGCGTCACCCAGACACCGGTCGGCAGGCTGGGAGAAGCAGCGGACATCGCGCAAGCCGCGCTCTGGCTGGCCGGCGGACGCTCCACCTTCGTCACCGGCCAATCGCTCGCGGTCGATGGCGGCATCGGCCACACGCTGGTGCGGTGA
- a CDS encoding glucose 1-dehydrogenase — MAEHGDSTGQRLVLVTGAARGIGLACARRFAEAGDRVVLADRNYEACALAARSLGSEHIAVCMDVSAESDVVRVMADIQSRFGPIDVLVNNAGVVDRFARPLLDVPAEDIERLISINLQGPFLVARAAIPAMAARGSGAIINIASGAGLRALPGRAAYGMTKAGVIGMTRALAVELAPLGIAVNAVLPGYIDTEILLALEREGRFDRESVARAIPAGRLGQGHEIAEAVFHLSQGGYLAGTLLSVDGGVDAFGGSGRASSMTMPQRAHRPGDIACVTGGASGIGAAIADQLAEQGWQVAVLDQQSDPGGRHACWHVDIADQRQVDDAFARIAATLGPVALLVNNAGLVEPSMPSADQALADFRRTVDVNMAGVIHAARAAARQMRDHGGGAIVNLSSITASLGLPGRNAYCASKSAVTMLTRSMACEWAEHGIRVNAVAPGYIRTPAVEALIDAGVRDMAAITARIPMGRLGQPSEIAALIAFLASDAASYITGATVQADGGYLASGHPPGAPMP, encoded by the coding sequence ATGGCGGAACACGGTGACAGCACGGGCCAAAGGCTGGTTCTGGTAACAGGGGCCGCGCGCGGCATAGGGCTTGCCTGTGCCCGCCGCTTTGCCGAGGCTGGGGACAGGGTCGTGCTGGCCGACCGCAATTACGAGGCTTGCGCGCTCGCGGCCCGGTCCCTCGGGTCTGAGCACATCGCGGTCTGCATGGACGTTTCTGCTGAGTCCGATGTCGTGCGTGTCATGGCGGATATTCAATCGCGGTTCGGCCCGATCGACGTGCTGGTCAACAATGCCGGCGTGGTGGACCGCTTCGCGCGGCCGTTGCTGGACGTGCCTGCCGAGGATATCGAGCGGCTGATCAGCATCAACCTGCAGGGGCCGTTTCTGGTCGCGCGTGCGGCTATCCCGGCGATGGCGGCGCGGGGCAGCGGGGCCATCATCAACATTGCCTCGGGCGCAGGCCTGCGCGCGCTGCCGGGCAGGGCCGCCTATGGCATGACCAAGGCCGGGGTGATCGGCATGACCCGGGCCCTGGCCGTGGAGCTCGCGCCGCTGGGCATTGCCGTCAATGCGGTGCTGCCTGGCTATATCGACACGGAAATCCTGCTGGCGCTGGAACGCGAGGGCCGGTTCGACCGGGAATCGGTGGCGCGGGCGATCCCGGCGGGCAGGCTGGGTCAGGGGCATGAGATCGCCGAGGCGGTGTTCCACCTTTCGCAGGGCGGCTATCTGGCAGGGACCTTGCTCAGCGTCGATGGCGGCGTCGATGCGTTTGGCGGATCGGGCCGCGCATCGAGCATGACCATGCCGCAGCGGGCGCATCGGCCCGGCGATATCGCCTGTGTGACCGGGGGCGCTAGCGGTATCGGCGCGGCGATTGCCGACCAATTGGCCGAACAGGGATGGCAGGTGGCCGTGCTGGACCAGCAGTCTGACCCCGGTGGCCGCCATGCCTGCTGGCACGTGGATATTGCGGACCAGCGCCAGGTCGACGATGCCTTTGCGCGGATCGCCGCAACGCTGGGGCCGGTCGCCTTGCTGGTCAACAATGCAGGGCTGGTGGAGCCTTCCATGCCCAGTGCAGACCAGGCGCTGGCGGATTTCCGCCGGACGGTGGACGTCAATATGGCCGGGGTCATTCATGCCGCGCGCGCCGCTGCCCGGCAGATGCGCGACCATGGCGGCGGCGCCATCGTCAACCTGTCCTCGATCACCGCATCGCTCGGGCTGCCGGGCCGCAATGCCTATTGCGCCTCCAAATCGGCGGTGACCATGCTCACGCGCAGCATGGCCTGCGAATGGGCGGAGCATGGCATCCGCGTCAATGCCGTCGCGCCGGGTTATATCCGTACGCCAGCGGTCGAAGCGCTGATCGATGCCGGGGTTCGCGACATGGCGGCCATCACCGCGCGCATTCCGATGGGGCGGTTGGGCCAGCCGTCAGAAATTGCTGCGCTGATCGCCTTTCTGGCGTCGGACGCTGCATCGTATATCACCGGGGCGACCGTTCAGGCCGATGGCGGCTATCTGGCCAGCGGCCACCCGCCCGGGGCGCCGATGCCCTGA